A genomic region of Streptosporangium lutulentum contains the following coding sequences:
- a CDS encoding amidohydrolase family protein — MNVADLVAIDVHTHAEVSEDGHRSLSPELFGASEEYFKAQGHRQPTIPEMAAYYRERKMAAVVFTVDAEHATGHRRISNEEVAGGCAEHADTLIPFGSVDPWKGRAGAREARRLVEEHGIRGFKFHPSVQGMAPNDRTAYPLYEVIEEVGVPALFHTGQTGIGAGVPGGGGIRLKYSNPMLVDDVAVDFPELRIVLAHPSFPWQDEALAVATHKPHVYIDLSGWSPKYFPPQLVRYANTLLKDKVLFGSDYPMITPDRWLSDFEKLDIKPEVRPRILKDNAVRLFGLDAVGRTPSTGGA; from the coding sequence GTGAACGTCGCGGACCTGGTCGCGATCGACGTCCATACCCACGCGGAGGTCTCCGAGGACGGGCACCGCTCCCTGAGCCCGGAGCTGTTCGGCGCCTCCGAGGAGTACTTCAAGGCACAGGGGCACCGGCAGCCGACCATTCCCGAGATGGCCGCCTACTACCGCGAGCGGAAGATGGCGGCCGTGGTGTTCACCGTCGACGCGGAGCACGCCACGGGGCACCGTCGCATCTCGAACGAGGAAGTGGCCGGCGGCTGCGCCGAGCACGCCGACACGCTCATCCCGTTCGGCAGCGTCGATCCATGGAAGGGCAGGGCCGGCGCGCGAGAGGCCCGCCGGCTCGTCGAGGAGCACGGCATACGCGGCTTCAAGTTCCACCCGAGCGTTCAGGGCATGGCTCCCAACGACCGGACGGCCTACCCGCTCTACGAGGTCATCGAGGAGGTCGGCGTTCCCGCGCTTTTCCACACCGGTCAGACCGGCATCGGCGCGGGAGTGCCCGGGGGAGGCGGCATCCGGCTGAAGTATTCCAATCCGATGCTGGTCGACGACGTCGCCGTGGACTTCCCCGAGCTGCGGATCGTCCTGGCTCATCCGTCGTTTCCATGGCAGGACGAGGCTCTCGCGGTCGCGACGCACAAGCCCCACGTCTACATCGATCTGTCCGGATGGTCGCCGAAGTACTTCCCGCCGCAGCTCGTCCGGTACGCGAACACGCTGCTGAAGGACAAGGTGCTCTTCGGGTCCGACTACCCGATGATCACTCCGGACCGCTGGCTGTCGGACTTCGAAAAGCTCGATATCAAGCCGGAGGTCCGCCCCAGGATCCTGAAGGACAACGCGGTGCGCCTGTTCGGGCTGGACGCCGTTGGGAGAACGCCGTCCACAGGGGGTGCGTGA
- a CDS encoding MFS transporter, which produces MANMSAAPHDQTQLRRAVASSFLGSTIEFYDFLLYATASAVLFNKIFFSNLDPLAATAASFGTFATGYLARPLGGIVFGHFGDRLGRKRMLVLTMVLMGVASFLIGLLPTYDQIGSLAPIALIVLRVVQGIAVGGEWGGAVLMSTEHATTRRGLWAGFTNAGAPFGMVLSTVALSGTAAVVGEEAFLNWGWRVPFLISIVLLAIGLFVRLKVEETPVFNAARHQVSRLPLLDVLRGQPRTLLLGVGIGLASFVAQGTLTTFVIAYGVQAGFPRQTVLNGLTLSSALAVIGIIGWSAVSDRLGRRPVVITGALIMAVYVFALFPMVDSGNAAVLVLALVVGQAVIHPLMHGPLAALYAELFTTRSRYTGASLGYQISGLGAGLAPLLFAQIQVMNGGGGTIVISAIIAGFCLLAVVCTLALRETSRDDLTSATVPAPADSVTGRAKPSAT; this is translated from the coding sequence ATGGCGAACATGTCAGCCGCACCGCACGATCAGACTCAACTCCGCCGCGCGGTGGCGTCGAGCTTCCTGGGCAGCACCATCGAGTTCTACGACTTCCTGCTGTACGCCACGGCGTCGGCCGTGCTGTTCAACAAGATCTTCTTTTCCAACCTCGACCCGCTCGCGGCCACGGCCGCCAGCTTCGGCACGTTCGCCACGGGCTACCTCGCCAGGCCGCTCGGAGGCATCGTCTTCGGCCACTTCGGCGACCGGCTGGGCCGGAAGCGGATGCTGGTCCTGACCATGGTCCTGATGGGGGTCGCCAGCTTCCTCATCGGCCTGCTCCCGACGTACGACCAGATCGGCAGCCTGGCGCCCATCGCGCTCATCGTGCTGCGGGTCGTACAGGGCATCGCCGTGGGGGGTGAATGGGGCGGCGCGGTGTTGATGTCCACGGAGCACGCCACGACGCGACGGGGCCTGTGGGCCGGCTTCACCAACGCCGGGGCCCCGTTCGGCATGGTGCTCTCGACCGTCGCGCTCAGCGGCACCGCCGCCGTCGTGGGCGAGGAGGCGTTCCTGAACTGGGGCTGGCGCGTCCCGTTCCTGATCAGCATCGTGTTGCTCGCGATCGGCCTGTTCGTGCGGCTGAAGGTTGAGGAGACCCCGGTGTTCAACGCCGCCAGGCACCAGGTGTCCCGGCTCCCGCTGCTGGACGTGCTGCGCGGCCAGCCGAGGACGCTCCTGCTCGGGGTCGGCATCGGCCTGGCCTCGTTCGTGGCTCAGGGGACGCTGACCACCTTCGTCATCGCCTACGGGGTGCAGGCGGGGTTCCCGCGTCAGACCGTCCTGAACGGCCTGACGCTCTCGTCGGCGCTGGCCGTGATCGGCATCATCGGCTGGTCGGCGGTGTCGGACCGGCTCGGGCGGCGCCCGGTGGTGATCACCGGTGCGCTGATCATGGCGGTGTACGTCTTCGCCCTCTTCCCGATGGTGGACAGCGGCAACGCGGCCGTGCTCGTCCTCGCGCTCGTGGTCGGTCAGGCGGTCATCCATCCCCTGATGCACGGACCGCTCGCCGCGTTGTACGCGGAACTGTTCACCACCCGCAGCCGCTACACCGGCGCCTCGCTCGGCTACCAGATCTCCGGTCTCGGAGCCGGTCTGGCTCCCCTGCTCTTCGCCCAGATCCAGGTGATGAACGGTGGAGGCGGGACCATCGTGATCTCCGCGATCATCGCCGGCTTCTGCCTGCTCGCCGTGGTCTGCACCCTGGCGCTGAGGGAGACCAGCCGCGACGACCTGACCTCGGCGACCGTTCCCGCCCCGGCGGACAGCGTGACCGGCCGGGCCAAGCCCTCCGCCACCTGA
- a CDS encoding acyl-CoA synthetase — MRNAGLGGWTARRAQMTPNRTAFVFADRSITYDEVHTRTTKLASQLRDGGVKPGDRVAYLGPNHVAFAEIMFATHMLGGIFVPLNFRLAAPEIDYMLNHSGAAVLIYAPECAEVVRALPDTSGLLEIVCLEPSSTEERDYESLLSKGDPTPIDVPVGLDDVAVILYTSGTTGRPKGAMLSHANLVWNAFNLMIGLDVASDEVTLISAPLFHVAALAQMLLPTFMKGGRSLIMPSWDVDRCYDLIEEHRVTWMFGVTTMFAAFARSPRWAEADLSSLRNLMTGGSAIPVSLIRAYQERGLVFCQGYGLTETAPGATFLEASESIRKAGSAGLPVFFADVRVVRPDLAEVAVGEAGEVLVQGPNVTPGYWRDPEATSAAFAGDGWFRSGDIAVRDDEGHLYIVDRVKDMYISGGENVYPAEVEGVMFEHPSVAEVAVVGVPDSTWGEVGRAFLVCRPGASVTGDELRAFLRGRLATYKIPRYFDVVDDLPKTGSGKIQKSRLRDRARP, encoded by the coding sequence ATGCGGAACGCAGGATTGGGCGGCTGGACGGCTCGCCGCGCCCAGATGACACCGAACCGCACCGCCTTCGTCTTCGCGGACCGGTCGATCACCTACGACGAGGTCCACACGCGCACGACGAAACTGGCCTCGCAGCTGAGGGACGGCGGGGTGAAGCCCGGGGACCGGGTCGCCTACCTCGGCCCCAACCACGTCGCGTTCGCCGAGATCATGTTCGCCACGCACATGCTCGGCGGCATCTTCGTCCCGCTGAACTTCAGGCTGGCCGCGCCCGAGATCGACTACATGCTGAACCACTCCGGGGCGGCGGTCCTGATCTACGCGCCGGAGTGCGCCGAGGTGGTCCGGGCACTCCCGGACACCTCGGGCCTCCTTGAGATCGTGTGTCTCGAACCCTCCTCGACGGAGGAACGGGATTACGAGAGCCTGCTCTCGAAGGGGGACCCCACCCCGATCGACGTGCCGGTCGGGCTCGACGACGTCGCCGTGATCCTCTACACCTCGGGCACGACGGGTCGCCCCAAAGGCGCGATGCTCAGCCACGCCAACCTGGTGTGGAACGCCTTCAACCTCATGATCGGCCTTGATGTGGCGAGTGACGAGGTGACGCTGATCAGCGCCCCGCTCTTCCACGTCGCGGCCCTCGCCCAGATGCTGCTGCCGACGTTCATGAAGGGCGGTCGCTCGCTGATCATGCCGTCCTGGGACGTGGACAGGTGCTACGACCTCATCGAGGAGCACCGCGTCACCTGGATGTTCGGCGTCACCACCATGTTCGCCGCGTTCGCCCGGTCGCCGCGGTGGGCGGAGGCGGACCTGTCCTCGCTGCGCAACCTCATGACCGGGGGGTCGGCGATCCCGGTCTCGCTGATCCGTGCCTACCAGGAGCGGGGCCTCGTGTTCTGCCAGGGGTACGGGCTCACCGAGACCGCGCCCGGGGCGACCTTCCTTGAGGCGAGCGAGAGCATCCGCAAGGCGGGTTCGGCGGGGTTGCCCGTGTTCTTCGCCGATGTGCGGGTGGTCCGGCCCGACCTCGCCGAGGTGGCGGTGGGGGAGGCGGGTGAGGTGCTCGTCCAGGGACCGAATGTGACCCCCGGCTACTGGAGGGACCCGGAGGCGACCTCCGCGGCGTTCGCCGGGGACGGCTGGTTCCGTTCCGGTGACATCGCGGTCCGCGACGACGAGGGGCACCTGTACATCGTGGACCGCGTCAAGGACATGTACATCTCCGGTGGGGAGAACGTCTATCCCGCCGAAGTCGAGGGCGTGATGTTCGAACACCCGTCCGTGGCCGAGGTCGCCGTGGTCGGGGTGCCCGACTCCACGTGGGGTGAGGTCGGTCGCGCCTTTCTCGTCTGCCGCCCAGGTGCGAGCGTCACGGGCGACGAGCTTCGCGCATTCCTCCGTGGACGGCTGGCCACGTACAAGATCCCCCGCTATTTCGACGTGGTGGACGACCTTCCGAAAACGGGATCAGGGAAGATCCAGAAATCCCGGCTGCGAGACCGGGCCCGGCCGTAG
- a CDS encoding SPW repeat protein, which produces MIRPAGLEQHPDLIEMRERYERAGSSTAAQGIDGLTLLAGLWLAISPWVVGFNGLSRISVSNLITGIALAALAMAFAAAFGRTYGLSWIAPIIGIWTIIVPWITGSATTSTIWNNVVTGVIIFLLGLGAVAVSARKMPSMNRGSHMSPDMSGRSTSNMPGSNMPGSNMPGSNMPGRH; this is translated from the coding sequence ATGATCCGACCCGCAGGCCTAGAACAACATCCCGATCTCATCGAGATGCGAGAGAGGTACGAGAGAGCGGGCTCCAGCACGGCAGCCCAGGGAATCGATGGACTCACCCTTCTCGCAGGTCTATGGCTGGCGATCTCTCCATGGGTGGTCGGCTTCAACGGCCTGTCCAGGATTTCCGTAAGCAACCTGATCACCGGTATCGCGCTCGCCGCCCTGGCGATGGCGTTCGCGGCGGCGTTCGGCCGGACCTACGGGCTCAGCTGGATCGCACCGATCATCGGAATCTGGACCATCATCGTGCCGTGGATCACAGGCTCGGCGACGACGTCGACCATCTGGAACAACGTCGTCACCGGCGTCATCATCTTCCTGCTCGGGCTGGGAGCGGTGGCGGTCAGCGCCAGGAAGATGCCCAGCATGAACAGGGGCTCCCACATGTCGCCCGACATGTCGGGCAGGTCCACCTCCAACATGCCGGGCAGCAACATGCCGGGCAGCAACATGCCGGGCAGCAACATGCCAGGCAGGCACTGA